One genomic window of Actinoalloteichus hoggarensis includes the following:
- a CDS encoding NADPH-dependent F420 reductase produces the protein MTDIGFIGAGHIGGGLARRAVAAGYDVVISNSRGPETLRDLVAELGEHARAGTAEEAAAAPVVVVSIPLKAYAQVPAAVAGKIVIETNNYYPQRDGRIPELDARTVTSSELQARHWRGASVVKAFNAIPAAEIATDASPTGTPNRRAIPIAGDDGAAKAEVAALIDRLGFDVVDVGPLAESRRIEPGTPSYGVRENTAQAEASIAGARRD, from the coding sequence ATGACGGACATCGGCTTCATCGGAGCGGGCCACATCGGCGGCGGCCTGGCGCGGCGCGCGGTGGCAGCGGGCTATGACGTGGTGATCAGCAACTCGCGAGGGCCGGAGACCCTGCGCGACCTGGTCGCGGAACTGGGCGAACACGCCAGAGCGGGCACGGCCGAGGAGGCCGCGGCGGCGCCGGTCGTCGTGGTGAGCATTCCGCTGAAGGCCTACGCCCAGGTGCCCGCCGCGGTGGCGGGCAAGATCGTGATCGAGACGAACAACTACTACCCGCAGCGCGACGGCCGGATCCCCGAGTTGGACGCGCGCACGGTGACCAGCTCGGAGCTCCAGGCACGGCATTGGCGGGGTGCTTCGGTCGTCAAGGCGTTCAACGCGATCCCGGCGGCCGAGATCGCGACCGACGCGAGCCCGACGGGCACGCCGAACCGGCGGGCGATTCCCATCGCGGGCGACGACGGGGCGGCCAAGGCCGAGGTCGCCGCGCTGATCGACCGCCTCGGCTTCGACGTCGTCGACGTCGGTCCCCTCGCCGAGAGCCGGCGGATCGAGCCGGGCACCCCCTCCTACGGCGTGCGGGAGAACACGGCGCAGGCCGAGGCGAGCATCGCCGGGGCGCGGCGCGACTGA
- a CDS encoding superoxide dismutase, protein MARYVLPDLDYDYAALEPAIAGEINELHHSRHHAAYVTGANDTIDKIAEARDKGDFGSIVGLQTTLAFHLAGHSLHLIWWKVLGPDGGDKPTGELAAAIDQDFGSFDGLRAQLSAVSASIQGNGWGVLAWDPVGERLITQQLKDHHANLAITTTPLLVFDIWEHAYYLQYRNVKADYIAKLWNVVNWAEVERRFVDARAGRNGLLLPTT, encoded by the coding sequence ATGGCCCGTTATGTGCTGCCCGATCTCGACTACGACTACGCAGCCCTGGAGCCCGCCATCGCGGGCGAGATCAACGAGCTGCATCACAGCAGGCACCACGCCGCCTACGTCACCGGCGCCAACGACACGATCGACAAGATCGCCGAGGCCAGGGACAAGGGGGACTTCGGCTCCATCGTGGGTCTGCAGACCACCCTGGCCTTCCACCTCGCGGGTCACTCGCTGCACCTGATCTGGTGGAAGGTGCTGGGCCCGGACGGCGGCGACAAGCCCACCGGTGAGCTGGCGGCGGCCATCGACCAGGACTTCGGCTCCTTCGACGGACTGCGCGCCCAGCTCAGCGCCGTCTCCGCCTCCATCCAGGGCAACGGCTGGGGCGTGCTGGCCTGGGACCCGGTGGGCGAGCGGCTGATCACCCAGCAGCTCAAGGATCACCACGCCAACCTGGCGATCACCACCACCCCGCTGCTGGTCTTCGACATCTGGGAGCACGCCTACTACCTCCAGTACCGCAACGTCAAGGCCGACTACATCGCCAAGCTGTGGAACGTCGTGAACTGGGCCGAGGTGGAGCGCCGCTTCGTCGACGCCCGCGCGGGGCGTAACGGGCTGCTGCTGCCCACGACCTGA
- a CDS encoding M15 family metallopeptidase → MMESRQADNLRAANGVIPGVKKTTHRATLFTAALGMAFAAALPASAAETTEAAEPAGVPVGIGIGPVTEERLGASYREGCPVGPEDLRLVSFPHVGFDDRTHRGELIVHADVAEEVADVFVDLYRGGFPIERAETVEKYGADDDASMAANNSSAFNCRPITGGGGWSNHSYGKAIDINPIQNPYVNSSGLVLPPSGAPYVDRDQDAPGMIHAGDLVERSFTEKGWTWGGFWTTPLDYQHFEKP, encoded by the coding sequence ATGATGGAATCGCGACAGGCGGACAACCTCCGCGCCGCGAACGGCGTGATACCTGGTGTGAAGAAGACAACGCATCGCGCCACCCTGTTCACCGCCGCCCTCGGCATGGCGTTCGCCGCCGCGCTGCCCGCGTCGGCGGCCGAGACGACCGAGGCAGCCGAGCCGGCAGGCGTGCCCGTCGGAATCGGCATCGGCCCGGTCACCGAGGAACGGCTGGGCGCGAGCTATCGGGAGGGCTGCCCGGTCGGCCCCGAGGACCTCCGACTGGTCTCGTTCCCCCACGTCGGCTTCGACGACCGCACGCACCGAGGCGAGCTGATCGTGCACGCCGACGTCGCCGAGGAGGTGGCGGACGTCTTCGTCGACCTGTATCGGGGCGGCTTCCCGATCGAAAGGGCCGAGACCGTCGAGAAGTACGGCGCCGACGACGACGCCTCCATGGCGGCGAACAACAGCTCCGCGTTCAACTGTCGACCGATCACGGGCGGCGGCGGCTGGTCGAACCACTCCTACGGCAAGGCGATCGACATCAACCCGATCCAGAACCCCTACGTCAACTCCAGCGGGCTCGTGCTGCCGCCCTCGGGAGCGCCGTACGTGGACCGGGACCAGGACGCACCGGGCATGATCCACGCGGGCGACCTCGTCGAGCGGAGCTTCACCGAGAAGGGCTGGACGTGGGGCGGCTTCTGGACGACCCCGTTGGACTACCAGCACTTCGAGAAGCCCTGA
- a CDS encoding phosphatidylinositol-specific phospholipase C domain-containing protein, whose amino-acid sequence MSSHPVTTVGRSSAADSTTARRTTRRRAAALTLAALTAAATTTVSTAASAAAETAPDAPLAFTSSTSVGLHNAYEKSGFPYLADVLDSGAALVELDVWTDELSGRWRVNHGLFGMSNNCVGATDPAELRTGSRDQDLLGCLTDLRTWREVNPDHRPIVLKVEMKDGFYDRGGMGPAAFDALVADRLGDAVFTPADLLAHAGGAATLDEAVTAAGWPSRDALAGRVLIELIPGTFEQGNPFDTLWTDEEYSRHLRDLAAAGEISRAQAFPSVLGAQAGDPRERYEDESLRPWFVVYDGSAAAYVTGGIDTEWYRERNYLLIMTAAHEVAPAIDAVAPDEQAALDRVALLAAANASIVTSDWRSSTLLSAVVSR is encoded by the coding sequence GTGTCTTCTCATCCGGTAACGACGGTAGGCCGGTCCTCGGCCGCCGATTCGACGACGGCTCGGCGAACGACTCGGCGGCGTGCGGCCGCCCTCACCCTGGCGGCGCTGACGGCGGCCGCGACGACGACGGTGTCCACGGCGGCCTCGGCGGCCGCCGAGACCGCTCCCGACGCACCACTCGCGTTCACGAGTTCCACGAGCGTGGGCCTGCACAACGCCTACGAGAAGAGCGGCTTCCCCTACCTCGCCGACGTCCTGGACTCCGGCGCGGCCCTGGTCGAGCTCGACGTGTGGACCGACGAGCTCAGCGGCAGATGGCGGGTCAACCACGGTCTGTTCGGGATGAGCAACAACTGCGTGGGGGCGACCGACCCGGCGGAGCTGCGCACCGGGAGCCGCGACCAGGATCTCTTAGGCTGCCTGACGGATCTGCGGACCTGGCGGGAGGTCAACCCGGACCACCGGCCGATCGTCCTCAAGGTCGAGATGAAGGACGGCTTCTACGACCGGGGCGGCATGGGGCCCGCCGCGTTCGACGCGCTCGTGGCGGATCGCCTGGGCGACGCCGTGTTCACGCCCGCGGACCTCCTCGCCCACGCGGGCGGGGCCGCCACACTGGACGAGGCCGTCACCGCGGCGGGGTGGCCGAGCCGGGACGCGCTGGCCGGTCGGGTGCTGATCGAGCTCATCCCCGGCACCTTCGAACAGGGGAATCCGTTCGACACCCTGTGGACGGACGAGGAGTACTCGCGGCACCTCCGCGACCTGGCCGCGGCCGGGGAGATCTCGCGGGCGCAGGCCTTCCCCTCGGTGCTCGGCGCCCAGGCGGGCGACCCCCGCGAGCGTTACGAGGACGAGAGCCTGCGGCCGTGGTTCGTGGTCTACGACGGCAGTGCCGCCGCCTATGTCACCGGCGGCATCGACACGGAGTGGTACCGGGAGCGGAACTACCTGCTGATCATGACCGCCGCACACGAGGTGGCGCCGGCCATCGACGCCGTGGCGCCGGACGAGCAGGCCGCCCTGGATCGGGTGGCGCTGCTCGCGGCGGCGAACGCGAGCATCGTCACCAGCGACTGGCGCTCCTCGACGCTGTTGTCCGCCGTGGTCTCCCGTTGA
- a CDS encoding DUF7711 family protein: MKWTRAVWHLENLAESCADMAARPKSIFPLRVEQLWVFGDVLGAERDLDEVSVALAVDLPADAIPWLDEPSGAQHWGSAVRLPQSPIVARWRSVHAPVWNHRIDRPALLWDSADGIAEETLAALRDGRGESVRTAAVPAEAMRARLDAELALSLHALRDRGDAYADRRWKPGKLEPVADALWRVGAGYLDVLEAVQAAASR; this comes from the coding sequence GTGAAGTGGACCCGTGCCGTCTGGCATCTTGAGAACCTCGCCGAGAGCTGTGCCGACATGGCCGCCCGGCCGAAGTCGATCTTCCCGCTGCGCGTCGAGCAGCTGTGGGTCTTCGGGGACGTCCTCGGCGCCGAACGGGACCTGGACGAGGTCTCCGTCGCGCTCGCGGTCGACCTGCCCGCCGACGCGATCCCGTGGCTCGACGAGCCGTCCGGCGCACAGCACTGGGGCAGCGCGGTCCGCCTGCCGCAGAGCCCGATCGTCGCGCGCTGGCGTTCGGTGCACGCCCCCGTGTGGAATCACCGCATCGACCGGCCCGCGCTGCTCTGGGACTCCGCCGACGGAATCGCCGAGGAGACGCTGGCCGCCCTGCGGGACGGCCGGGGCGAATCGGTGCGCACCGCGGCGGTGCCCGCCGAGGCGATGCGCGCGCGGCTCGACGCCGAACTGGCGCTGAGTCTGCACGCGCTGCGTGACCGCGGCGACGCCTACGCGGACCGGCGCTGGAAGCCGGGGAAGCTCGAACCGGTCGCCGACGCGCTGTGGCGGGTCGGGGCGGGCTATCTCGACGTGCTGGAGGCGGTACAGGCCGCCGCGAGCCGCTGA
- a CDS encoding AAA family ATPase encodes MGGAGSDRSGRDQPVGNHAADVAGSVVQVGTVHGGVTLTLPAESSPIPHQIPAAPNRFVNRVAELSAVDELLRGAGRDSTWIIVLTGLAGVGKSALARRWARDAADRYPGGQLYIDYSTRRTEAGTAVGDALAECLRGLGVHHEHIPAELAERSALFRTRTAAQPVLVLLDDVTEPAQVDALVPNGPGSAVVVTSNGLLNEADFEADARIVVLDPLDETGGTELLRRFCGSRRIDREPAAAADLVRLCGGLPIALRVAAARLTARPHLAVASLVAELADDRRRLRALSSRGERTVSSMFEHAYRSLPAEAALVYRRLALIPGPDAAVDAVALAADVDEASARTALAVLVDANLSTEEPGERYRLHDLVRLHAGERAEAEDAASVPAEVLARLIGQRLGLVAAADRAVMGARTRIADHEALLADVDDPFDGPRGAALALDWLTAERAGLLALLRAVADQGLHEQAWQLAEAMVPLYLHRRYLMDWIESSDLGAASARRAGRPAAEARLRSLVSRAYTDLGDSDRAGAELERALALAETAGNPVLLASVWEFVGRHRDVVDPPGALAAYRRSIELNEHAGERRGAALGAYFLGRALGEAGRQDDALVELRRAAEQLAALGDRRMVGRVLIALGSLHLRLGEPDKASAELREAVELFEERGAIHYEAQARRVLADLAEERGDRAGARDQLGRVLAIEIETGGPDAAALRDRLAALAD; translated from the coding sequence ATGGGCGGAGCCGGGTCGGACCGGTCGGGACGAGACCAGCCGGTCGGCAATCACGCGGCTGACGTGGCGGGCTCGGTGGTGCAGGTGGGCACCGTGCACGGCGGCGTGACGCTGACGTTGCCCGCCGAGTCCAGTCCGATACCGCACCAGATCCCCGCCGCGCCGAATCGCTTCGTCAACCGCGTCGCCGAACTGTCCGCCGTGGACGAGCTCCTGCGCGGCGCGGGCCGCGACTCGACGTGGATCATCGTCCTGACCGGACTGGCGGGCGTCGGCAAGAGTGCGCTGGCCCGTCGGTGGGCGCGTGACGCGGCGGACCGGTATCCCGGCGGCCAGCTCTACATCGACTACTCGACGCGACGGACCGAGGCGGGCACCGCCGTCGGCGACGCACTGGCCGAATGCCTGCGGGGTCTCGGCGTCCACCACGAGCACATCCCGGCGGAACTCGCCGAGCGTTCCGCGCTGTTTCGGACGCGGACGGCCGCGCAGCCGGTGCTGGTGCTGCTCGACGACGTCACCGAGCCCGCCCAGGTCGACGCCCTCGTGCCCAACGGTCCGGGCAGTGCCGTGGTCGTCACCAGCAACGGGCTCCTCAATGAGGCCGATTTCGAGGCCGACGCTCGCATCGTGGTCCTCGACCCGCTCGATGAGACGGGCGGCACGGAACTGCTGCGGCGTTTCTGCGGCTCCCGGCGCATCGACCGGGAGCCTGCGGCGGCGGCCGATCTCGTGCGGCTCTGCGGCGGCCTGCCGATCGCGCTGCGGGTCGCCGCCGCCCGCCTGACCGCTCGGCCGCACCTCGCCGTCGCCTCGCTGGTCGCGGAGCTGGCCGACGACCGCCGCCGACTGCGCGCCCTGTCGTCGAGAGGAGAGCGCACGGTGTCCAGCATGTTCGAACACGCCTATCGGAGCCTGCCCGCCGAGGCCGCCCTGGTCTACCGGCGCCTCGCGCTGATACCGGGTCCCGACGCCGCGGTCGACGCCGTCGCGCTGGCCGCCGACGTCGACGAGGCGAGCGCGCGAACGGCGTTGGCGGTGCTCGTCGACGCGAACCTGTCGACCGAGGAGCCCGGCGAACGCTACCGACTGCACGACCTCGTCCGGCTTCATGCCGGGGAACGCGCCGAGGCGGAGGACGCGGCGTCGGTGCCCGCCGAGGTCCTCGCGCGGCTGATCGGTCAGCGCCTCGGACTCGTCGCGGCGGCCGACCGTGCCGTGATGGGCGCCAGGACGCGCATCGCCGACCACGAGGCGCTGCTCGCCGACGTCGACGACCCCTTCGACGGTCCGCGTGGCGCCGCCCTGGCCCTGGACTGGCTGACGGCGGAACGGGCCGGTCTGCTGGCCCTGCTGCGAGCCGTCGCGGACCAGGGCCTGCACGAGCAGGCCTGGCAGCTCGCCGAGGCGATGGTGCCGCTCTACCTGCACCGGCGCTACCTCATGGACTGGATCGAGTCGAGTGATCTCGGAGCCGCCTCGGCGCGGCGGGCAGGCAGGCCGGCGGCGGAGGCCCGGCTGCGCAGCCTGGTGTCTCGGGCGTACACCGACCTCGGCGACTCCGACCGGGCAGGTGCGGAGCTGGAGCGGGCACTCGCACTGGCCGAGACCGCGGGGAATCCGGTGCTGCTCGCCTCCGTCTGGGAGTTCGTCGGTCGTCATCGCGATGTCGTGGACCCGCCCGGCGCGCTGGCGGCCTACCGGCGTTCCATCGAGCTGAACGAGCACGCGGGGGAGCGTCGAGGCGCCGCGCTGGGCGCCTACTTCCTCGGTCGCGCGCTGGGAGAGGCCGGTCGGCAGGACGACGCACTCGTCGAACTGCGTCGGGCCGCCGAACAGCTGGCGGCACTGGGCGACCGACGGATGGTCGGGCGGGTGCTGATCGCGCTCGGATCCCTGCACCTTCGACTCGGCGAGCCGGACAAGGCGAGTGCGGAGCTGCGCGAGGCGGTCGAGCTGTTCGAGGAACGGGGCGCGATCCATTACGAGGCGCAGGCACGTCGGGTGCTCGCCGACCTCGCCGAGGAACGGGGCGATCGAGCGGGCGCACGAGACCAGCTCGGTCGAGTGCTGGCCATCGAGATCGAGACCGGCGGCCCCGACGCGGCCGCGCTGCGCGATCGACTGGCGGCGCTCGCGGACTGA
- a CDS encoding NAD(P)H-binding protein produces MTAQPAILVIGATGNVGRNVVAQLRGEGVAVRAMTRDPATASLPDGVEVVRGDLADEPSLRAALAGVRSVFLVWPLFTAELAPAVVSAIAEEAERLVYLSSNGVRDDVEKQSDPINQFHADVEREIQRTDLAWTFVRAGGFAANDLAWAEEIREGDVVRAPFAEAAGAMIHEADIAAVGVRALLDDGYAGTKPSLTGPEVLTNAERVALIGAAIGRPVRFDEQPAAQARQEMIAAGWPADVVDGILDAHADTIGTVEQTTSTVADILGRPARTYREWAEDHAADFR; encoded by the coding sequence ATGACAGCGCAGCCTGCGATCCTGGTGATCGGCGCGACCGGCAACGTCGGCAGGAACGTCGTCGCCCAGCTTCGCGGCGAGGGCGTCGCGGTCCGGGCCATGACCCGCGACCCCGCCACTGCGTCGTTGCCCGACGGCGTGGAGGTCGTGCGGGGCGACCTCGCCGACGAGCCGAGCCTCCGCGCCGCGCTGGCCGGGGTGAGATCGGTGTTCCTGGTCTGGCCGCTGTTCACCGCCGAGCTGGCGCCCGCCGTGGTGTCGGCGATCGCGGAGGAGGCCGAGCGACTGGTCTATCTCTCCTCCAACGGCGTCCGGGACGACGTCGAGAAGCAGTCCGATCCCATCAATCAGTTCCACGCCGACGTCGAGCGGGAGATTCAGCGCACCGACCTGGCGTGGACCTTCGTCCGGGCGGGCGGCTTCGCGGCGAACGACCTCGCCTGGGCCGAGGAGATCCGGGAGGGCGACGTCGTCCGAGCCCCCTTCGCCGAGGCGGCCGGGGCCATGATTCATGAGGCCGACATCGCGGCGGTGGGCGTTCGAGCACTCCTGGACGACGGATACGCGGGCACGAAGCCGAGCCTGACCGGGCCGGAGGTCCTCACCAACGCCGAGCGGGTCGCCCTGATCGGCGCCGCGATCGGCAGGCCCGTCCGGTTCGACGAGCAGCCCGCCGCCCAGGCGCGGCAGGAGATGATCGCGGCGGGCTGGCCCGCCGACGTCGTCGACGGGATCCTCGACGCCCATGCCGACACGATCGGCACGGTCGAGCAGACCACGTCCACCGTCGCCGACATCCTCGGCCGCCCGGCTCGTACCTACCGCGAGTGGGCCGAGGACCACGCCGCCGACTTCCGCTGA
- a CDS encoding NUDIX domain-containing protein, translating to MELVSILEVLNAEAARDSVQQLVVGAVVQHDDKVLLLQRPEEDFMGGIFELPSGKVEAGEALDAALIREVKEESGLDVAAIRDYLGSFDYTSGSGKKSRQFNFAVDVAASGPIELQEHDAYTWTALVEEPPVTDAVKNVLSKYRKLRS from the coding sequence ATGGAACTCGTTTCTATCCTCGAAGTTCTGAACGCCGAGGCTGCCCGCGATAGCGTCCAACAGCTCGTCGTAGGCGCGGTTGTTCAGCATGACGACAAGGTGCTGTTGCTCCAGCGTCCCGAGGAGGACTTCATGGGTGGCATTTTCGAGCTGCCGAGCGGCAAGGTCGAAGCGGGCGAGGCGCTGGACGCCGCGTTGATCCGTGAGGTCAAAGAGGAAAGCGGCCTGGACGTGGCTGCGATCCGCGACTATCTGGGAAGTTTCGACTACACCTCCGGCAGCGGCAAGAAGAGCCGTCAGTTCAACTTCGCCGTGGATGTCGCCGCATCCGGGCCCATCGAACTCCAAGAACACGACGCCTACACCTGGACGGCGCTTGTCGAGGAACCGCCCGTGACGGACGCAGTGAAGAACGTGCTGAGCAAGTACCGGAAGTTGCGGAGCTGA
- a CDS encoding DegT/DnrJ/EryC1/StrS family aminotransferase, translated as MTSPLALLGGNPVITQAGPHFSWPPLDEQSEAAIIGQLRHSISIYDRAGVVERLEEALCDYHGVTHAVLTSSGTAALHSMYSASGLGPGDEVIVPAYTFFATVTPLLHLGATPVLADCDESGNLDSRDVARRITERTKAVVVTHIWGVPAAMQALKAVIDEHSLMLLEDASHAHGASIDGQRAGTFGRAAAFSMNGPKPLSAGEGGFVLTDDDEVYYRVLVHSQYNKRCRNELPSDHPLYDYAVTGMGLKFRIHPLAAAIALDQLGRLDHYLIGRAETADYLRERLSELPGIVAPELPVGVRASWYGLPLQYATNELDGLPVERFYEALQAEGCREVDRPGSTCPLNLLPLFQRPETLFPGYASKLSYSPRDFPNAEAIHRNTLKLPVWHRQEDRSLVDSYIHAFRKVTANYHALIG; from the coding sequence GTGACTTCACCCCTGGCGCTGCTCGGCGGCAACCCGGTCATTACACAAGCCGGACCGCACTTCAGTTGGCCGCCGCTGGACGAGCAGAGCGAGGCGGCCATCATCGGACAGCTTCGCCACAGCATCTCGATCTACGACCGGGCGGGGGTGGTTGAGCGCTTGGAGGAGGCGCTGTGCGACTACCACGGCGTCACGCACGCCGTGCTCACCAGCTCGGGCACGGCGGCGCTGCACTCGATGTACTCCGCGTCCGGCCTCGGTCCGGGCGACGAGGTCATCGTGCCTGCCTACACGTTCTTCGCCACCGTGACGCCGCTGCTGCACCTTGGAGCTACACCAGTGCTGGCGGACTGCGACGAGTCCGGCAACCTCGACTCTAGGGACGTCGCTCGACGCATCACCGAGCGGACCAAGGCCGTCGTCGTGACCCACATATGGGGTGTGCCGGCCGCGATGCAGGCTCTCAAAGCCGTTATTGACGAGCACAGCCTGATGCTGCTGGAAGACGCTTCGCACGCTCACGGCGCGAGCATCGACGGTCAACGAGCTGGCACGTTCGGGCGAGCAGCGGCTTTCAGCATGAACGGCCCCAAGCCGCTGTCCGCCGGGGAGGGCGGCTTCGTCCTGACCGACGATGATGAGGTCTACTACCGCGTGCTAGTGCACAGCCAGTACAACAAGCGCTGCCGGAACGAGCTGCCGAGCGATCATCCGCTGTACGACTACGCCGTGACCGGCATGGGCCTCAAGTTCCGCATACACCCACTGGCCGCCGCCATCGCGCTGGATCAGCTCGGCCGCCTCGACCACTACCTGATCGGGCGGGCCGAAACTGCGGATTACCTCCGTGAGCGGCTGTCTGAGCTACCGGGCATCGTCGCGCCCGAGCTGCCGGTTGGCGTGCGCGCCTCGTGGTACGGCCTGCCACTCCAGTACGCCACGAACGAGCTGGACGGCCTGCCGGTCGAGCGCTTCTACGAGGCATTGCAGGCCGAGGGGTGCCGCGAGGTGGACCGGCCGGGCTCGACCTGCCCGCTCAACCTGCTGCCCCTGTTCCAGCGACCAGAAACACTATTCCCCGGGTACGCGAGCAAGCTGAGCTATTCGCCTCGCGACTTCCCAAATGCGGAAGCTATTCACCGCAACACCCTCAAGCTCCCAGTCTGGCACCGCCAGGAGGATAGGTCACTGGTTGATAGCTATATCCACGCATTTCGCAAGGTGACTGCCAATTATCACGCACTGATAGGATAA
- a CDS encoding Gfo/Idh/MocA family protein, whose protein sequence is MDRSRQWHLRERRAVEASREDMAVFAARERIAWQLIAEESGRILLLDNSNQSLLEGRQSLKRSVVGWPSWRRATCDMTTLAALEPAAIVALNSLTKGRWQVKLRAGVVGLGKQALDDHIPGLQSSDGAELVAICDENPEIVREHQYQLRVGGYTDFREMFKSEQLDLVIVTVPHHIGRAVIEAAAEHRVHVLKEKPFATTLSEAQELAKLCGDSGIQLMVTLQRRFNPIYTSFTQLADQIGTPFVVDAQYTLFIDDPSGGWRGMAAKAGGGCIIDMGYHLIDMILWYFGLPDRVLADISVAARPDRTYDAEDTALIHFGYDSGLYGSLLLSRFIGPKAEQIRLVGSRGIVQLERGRIRRLTNGGESIESLSREQSWPSAATAQIDYFCRVIEGLRPNASGPKENLAHMSFIAACYESAKTHAYINPKEMV, encoded by the coding sequence ATGGATCGATCCCGTCAGTGGCATTTGCGCGAGCGCCGGGCGGTCGAAGCCAGCCGTGAAGACATGGCGGTATTCGCAGCGCGTGAACGTATTGCCTGGCAGCTCATCGCTGAGGAGTCGGGCCGAATTCTCCTGCTCGACAACTCCAATCAGTCACTTCTAGAGGGGCGACAATCCTTGAAGCGATCCGTAGTCGGTTGGCCCAGCTGGCGAAGGGCCACCTGTGACATGACGACACTCGCCGCGCTTGAGCCAGCGGCCATCGTCGCACTGAACAGCCTTACGAAAGGGCGTTGGCAAGTGAAACTGCGGGCTGGCGTCGTCGGGCTTGGCAAGCAGGCGCTCGATGACCACATTCCAGGACTACAGTCGTCCGACGGCGCTGAGCTGGTCGCCATCTGCGATGAGAACCCCGAGATCGTGCGCGAACATCAGTACCAGTTGCGAGTAGGCGGCTACACGGACTTTCGCGAGATGTTCAAGAGCGAACAGCTCGACTTGGTGATCGTCACTGTGCCCCACCACATCGGTCGGGCGGTCATCGAGGCGGCAGCAGAGCACCGCGTGCATGTGCTCAAGGAAAAGCCATTCGCAACCACGCTGAGCGAAGCACAGGAACTCGCCAAGCTGTGCGGTGATTCGGGTATTCAACTCATGGTGACGCTGCAACGACGCTTCAACCCGATCTATACCAGCTTCACGCAGCTTGCCGATCAGATCGGCACACCCTTCGTCGTGGACGCCCAATACACTCTGTTCATCGATGACCCCTCCGGAGGCTGGCGGGGCATGGCTGCCAAGGCGGGCGGCGGCTGCATCATCGACATGGGCTACCACCTGATTGACATGATCCTCTGGTACTTCGGCCTACCGGATCGCGTTCTGGCTGACATCTCGGTTGCGGCTCGCCCGGATCGCACCTACGACGCCGAAGACACCGCGCTCATCCACTTCGGCTACGACAGCGGCTTGTACGGCTCGTTGCTGTTGTCACGCTTCATCGGCCCGAAGGCTGAGCAAATTCGGCTGGTCGGCAGCCGTGGCATTGTCCAGCTGGAGCGCGGCCGTATCCGACGCCTGACCAATGGCGGCGAGTCGATTGAATCGCTCTCACGCGAGCAGTCGTGGCCGTCCGCTGCTACGGCGCAAATCGACTATTTCTGCCGAGTGATCGAAGGCTTGCGGCCCAACGCCAGTGGCCCGAAAGAGAACTTGGCGCACATGAGCTTCATCGCCGCCTGCTACGAGTCCGCGAAAACGCACGCTTACATCAACCCCAAGGAGATGGTGTGA